The Pseudomonas kermanshahensis genome includes a window with the following:
- a CDS encoding glutathione S-transferase family protein — translation MSEYTLHCFAESGNAYKAALMLELTGQPWQPVFVDFFNGQTREQAWRDEVNEQGEVPVLEHAGKSFTQSALILEYLAEQTGQFGPRDEDEKREIWRWMLFDNHKFTSYYAALRFIYCLKQMGETDVTKFLRDRATAAYRIVDAHLAKTPFMVGGRLTIADLSLAGYVFMPEDTGIALDEFVHIEAWKARIKGTPGWKHPYDLMPRTAPVQVPFG, via the coding sequence ATGTCCGAATACACGCTCCACTGCTTCGCCGAATCCGGCAATGCCTACAAAGCCGCCCTCATGCTCGAACTCACCGGCCAGCCTTGGCAGCCGGTGTTCGTCGACTTTTTCAACGGCCAAACCCGCGAGCAGGCCTGGCGCGATGAAGTGAACGAGCAGGGCGAGGTGCCGGTGCTCGAGCACGCGGGCAAGTCGTTCACCCAATCGGCCTTGATCCTGGAATACCTCGCTGAGCAAACCGGCCAGTTTGGCCCACGCGATGAGGACGAAAAGCGCGAGATCTGGCGGTGGATGCTGTTCGACAACCACAAGTTCACCAGCTACTACGCGGCGCTGCGGTTTATCTATTGCCTGAAACAGATGGGCGAAACCGATGTGACCAAGTTTTTGCGTGATCGCGCCACGGCGGCCTATCGCATCGTTGATGCACATTTGGCGAAGACGCCGTTCATGGTCGGCGGGCGCTTGACCATCGCCGACCTGTCGTTGGCGGGGTATGTGTTCATGCCTGAAGACACGGGTATCGCGCTGGACGAATTCGTTCATATCGAGGCCTGGAAAGCGCGGATCAAGGGCACGCCAGGCTGGAAACACCCCTATGACCTGATGCCGCGGACAGCGCCTGTTCAAGTGCCATTCGGATGA
- the sfnR gene encoding sigma54-dependent transcriptional activator SfnR, producing MQLLTLPPSPTLATSIRATAQVFEDPRSQALLAHLQQVAPSEASVLIIGETGTGKELVARHIHNLSGRRNGPFVAVNCGAFSESLVEAELFGHEKGAFTGALAAKAGWFEEADGGTLFLDEIGDLPLPIQVKLLRVLQEREVVRLGSRKSIPINVRVLAATNVQLEKAINAGHFREDLYYRLNVVTLQLHPLRDRPGDILPLARHFIRSYSDRLGYGPVELNPTAQAKLVDYAWPGNIRELENVIHHSLLTCADGVIQAEDLRLSNLRIERQEEPASNAVEELLQRAFSQLYEEQPGGLYEKVENALLRSAYRFCHYNQVHTAQLLGLSRNITRTRLIAIGELVVNKRRGQASQVLDNRVVRLSI from the coding sequence ATGCAACTGCTGACCCTCCCCCCGTCCCCGACACTGGCCACCTCGATCAGGGCGACCGCGCAGGTTTTCGAAGACCCCAGGTCACAGGCGCTGCTCGCCCACCTGCAACAGGTCGCGCCGAGTGAGGCGAGCGTGCTGATCATCGGCGAAACCGGCACGGGCAAGGAGCTGGTCGCACGCCATATTCATAACCTCAGCGGCCGGCGTAACGGCCCATTCGTCGCGGTCAATTGCGGGGCGTTTTCCGAGTCGCTGGTGGAGGCCGAACTGTTCGGCCATGAAAAAGGCGCCTTCACCGGCGCCCTGGCGGCCAAGGCCGGCTGGTTCGAGGAGGCTGACGGCGGCACGCTGTTCCTCGATGAGATCGGCGACCTGCCCTTGCCGATCCAGGTCAAGCTGCTGCGGGTGTTGCAGGAGCGCGAAGTGGTGCGGCTGGGTTCACGCAAAAGCATCCCGATCAATGTGCGGGTGCTGGCGGCGACCAACGTGCAGCTGGAGAAGGCCATCAATGCCGGGCATTTTCGCGAAGACTTGTATTACCGGCTAAACGTGGTGACCTTGCAGTTGCACCCGCTGCGTGACCGGCCAGGTGACATCCTGCCATTGGCGCGGCATTTCATTCGTAGCTACAGCGACCGGCTGGGCTACGGGCCGGTGGAACTGAACCCGACGGCCCAGGCCAAGCTGGTTGACTATGCGTGGCCGGGCAATATCCGTGAGTTGGAAAACGTCATTCACCACAGCTTGTTGACCTGTGCTGACGGGGTGATCCAGGCGGAGGATTTGCGGCTGTCCAACCTGCGTATCGAACGGCAGGAGGAGCCTGCCAGCAATGCCGTGGAAGAACTGCTGCAGCGGGCGTTTAGCCAATTGTACGAGGAGCAGCCTGGGGGGCTGTACGAGAAGGTCGAAAATGCCCTGCTGCGCTCGGCGTACCGTTTTTGCCATTACAACCAGGTGCATACCGCGCAGTTGCTGGGGCTGTCGCGCAACATCACCCGGACCCGGCTGATTGCGATTGGCGAGTTGGTGGTGAACAAAAGGCGGGGGCAAGCATCGCAAGTTCTAGATAACCGGGTGGTGCGGTTGTCGATTTGA
- a CDS encoding acyl-CoA dehydrogenase family protein codes for MNAPVNTAPRPALAIARELAGQFAQTAVERDERGGTPKAERDALRGSGLLSLAIPQAFGGQGASWFDTFEVVREFARVDSSIAHVFGFHHLMLATVRLFSRPDQWQPWFEQTARKQWFWGNALNPLDTRTVVKHFDGWCEFSGKKSFCSGASDSEMLIASAVDARAGGKLLIAAIPSGRTGISLHSDWHNIGQRQTDSGSATFERVRVEHSELLLDPGPLSTPFAALRPLIAQLHFANLFLGIAEGAYEEARQYTLKESRPWFRSNATTTAEDPYVLRHYGEFWIGLESVRLLIERAARQLDSAWAKEHALSAEERGDLALAIGTAKVAASRHGLDICNRLFEVTGARATHASLRFDRHWRNLRTQTLHDPVDYRIHELGEWALNGKRPDPSFYS; via the coding sequence ATGAATGCACCGGTAAACACGGCACCACGCCCTGCCCTGGCCATCGCCCGCGAGTTGGCTGGGCAGTTCGCCCAGACCGCCGTCGAGCGTGACGAGCGCGGCGGTACGCCCAAGGCTGAGCGCGACGCGCTGCGTGGCAGCGGCCTGTTGTCGCTGGCTATCCCACAAGCGTTCGGTGGCCAAGGCGCGAGCTGGTTCGATACTTTCGAAGTGGTGCGCGAGTTCGCCCGGGTCGACAGCTCCATTGCCCACGTCTTCGGTTTCCATCACCTGATGCTGGCCACCGTGCGCCTGTTTTCGCGCCCAGACCAATGGCAGCCGTGGTTCGAGCAGACTGCACGCAAGCAGTGGTTTTGGGGTAACGCCCTCAACCCGCTGGACACACGCACCGTGGTCAAGCACTTCGACGGTTGGTGCGAATTCTCTGGCAAGAAGAGCTTCTGCTCCGGTGCCAGCGACTCGGAAATGCTGATCGCCTCCGCCGTGGACGCACGCGCGGGCGGCAAACTGCTGATCGCCGCGATCCCCAGTGGCCGTACCGGTATCAGCCTGCACAGCGACTGGCACAACATCGGCCAGCGCCAGACCGACAGCGGCAGCGCCACGTTTGAACGGGTGCGGGTCGAGCACTCTGAACTGCTGCTCGACCCAGGGCCGCTGAGCACGCCCTTCGCCGCCTTGCGCCCGCTGATCGCGCAGCTGCACTTCGCCAACCTGTTCCTGGGTATCGCCGAAGGCGCGTACGAGGAAGCCCGCCAGTACACCCTCAAGGAAAGCCGGCCGTGGTTCCGCTCAAACGCCACCACCACTGCCGAAGACCCTTATGTGCTGCGCCATTACGGCGAGTTCTGGATCGGCCTGGAAAGCGTCCGTTTGCTGATCGAACGCGCTGCCCGCCAGCTCGATAGCGCCTGGGCCAAGGAGCATGCCTTAAGCGCAGAGGAACGCGGCGACCTGGCCCTGGCCATCGGCACCGCCAAGGTTGCCGCCAGCCGCCATGGCCTGGATATCTGCAACCGGCTGTTCGAGGTCACCGGTGCCCGCGCTACCCACGCCTCGCTGCGCTTCGACCGCCACTGGCGCAACCTGAGGACACAGACCCTGCACGACCCCGTGGACTACCGCATCCATGAATTGGGCGAGTGGGCCCTCAACGGCAAGCGCCCTGACCCATCCTTCTACTCCTGA
- the msuE gene encoding FMN reductase, producing the protein MSTPLNVVALSGGTSRPSRTLALTEAILAELAEHLNIKPHLIDLGDIARPLGSALWRSELPEAVEHQLRLVEKADLLVVTTPVYRGSFTGHFKHLFDLIGQDALVDTPVLLAATGGSERHALVLDHQLRPLFSFLQALTLPIGVFASQAELADYRVSSEALAARIRLAAERAVPLFGAHHALRKSA; encoded by the coding sequence ATGAGCACCCCACTGAATGTCGTCGCCCTGTCTGGCGGTACTTCCCGCCCTTCGCGCACCTTGGCCCTGACCGAGGCGATCCTCGCGGAACTGGCCGAACACCTGAACATCAAGCCTCACCTCATCGACCTGGGTGACATTGCCCGCCCGTTGGGCAGTGCCCTGTGGCGCAGCGAGCTGCCCGAGGCGGTGGAGCATCAACTGCGGCTGGTGGAAAAGGCCGACCTGCTGGTGGTGACCACGCCGGTGTACCGCGGCAGCTTTACCGGCCACTTCAAGCATCTGTTCGACCTTATTGGTCAGGACGCCCTGGTCGACACCCCAGTGCTGCTCGCCGCCACTGGGGGCAGTGAGCGCCACGCGCTGGTGCTCGATCACCAGTTGCGCCCGCTGTTCAGCTTCCTGCAGGCCCTGACACTGCCGATTGGTGTGTTTGCCAGCCAAGCGGAACTGGCCGACTACCGCGTTTCCAGTGAGGCCCTCGCCGCGCGTATCCGCCTGGCCGCCGAACGTGCCGTGCCTCTGTTCGGCGCCCATCACGCGCTGCGCAAAAGCGCCTGA
- the mrdA gene encoding penicillin-binding protein 2 produces the protein MPQPIPLKDHEKEKHLVNRRLIACATLVFTLVAVLVGRLYVLQVLQHDQQTAVSENNRVHVLPIAPERGLIYDRNGVVLADNKPSFDLTMTRERAGDSAKVLDTLAQVLSLSEDDRRQFDKDLRRGRKPFEPVTLMVGLNEEQIALVAVNQFRLPGLEVEPQFIREYPLAEHFAHSVGYVGRINEKEAKTLDSTEYRGTQSIGKTGIEHFYERQLHGQVGYEEVETNAQGRVMRVLNHKAPIPGKDIILSLDSHLQLAAEKALGDRRGSVVVLDPANGDVLAMVSNPSFDPNLFVKGISFKQYAALRDSIDRPLFNRVLRGLYAPGSTVKPEVAIAGLDSGVITPGSRVFDPGYYELPNYEHKYRNWNRSGDGWVDMYTAIMRSNDTYFYDLAHKLGIERLHDYMAEFGLGQKVSLDMFEEASGLMPSAEWKRATRRQAWFPGETLILGIGQGYMQVTPLQLAQATSLLASKGVWHRPHLAMTVGGETPVDPNPMPDIVLHDKRAWDQVSQGMQMVMHAPRGIARASATGAQYRIAGKSGTAQVVAIKQGERYNRNKTLERHRDNALFVGFAPADHPSVVVAVMIENGEAGGRVAGPVVREVMDAYLLDEQGHLKPEYAGNAATKAVPHG, from the coding sequence ATGCCGCAGCCCATCCCCCTCAAGGACCACGAAAAGGAAAAGCACCTGGTCAACCGCCGGCTGATCGCCTGCGCCACCCTGGTCTTCACCCTGGTCGCCGTCCTCGTGGGCCGCCTTTATGTGCTGCAGGTGCTGCAACATGACCAGCAGACCGCCGTGTCGGAAAACAACCGCGTACACGTGCTGCCCATCGCCCCTGAGCGCGGGCTGATCTATGACCGCAACGGTGTGGTGCTGGCCGACAACAAGCCCAGTTTCGACCTGACCATGACCCGTGAGCGGGCCGGCGACTCAGCCAAAGTGCTGGATACCCTGGCGCAGGTGTTGAGCCTTTCGGAGGATGACCGCCGGCAGTTCGACAAGGACCTGCGCCGCGGCCGCAAACCCTTCGAGCCGGTCACCCTGATGGTCGGCCTGAACGAAGAACAGATCGCCCTGGTTGCGGTCAACCAGTTCCGCCTGCCCGGCCTTGAAGTAGAACCGCAGTTCATCCGCGAATACCCACTGGCCGAGCATTTCGCCCATTCGGTGGGTTATGTCGGGCGCATCAACGAGAAAGAAGCCAAGACCCTCGACAGCACCGAGTATCGCGGCACGCAGTCGATCGGCAAGACCGGTATCGAGCACTTCTACGAACGCCAGCTGCACGGCCAGGTGGGCTATGAAGAAGTCGAGACCAACGCCCAGGGCCGGGTCATGCGCGTGCTCAACCACAAGGCCCCGATCCCCGGCAAGGACATCATCCTGAGCCTGGACAGCCACTTGCAACTGGCGGCCGAAAAGGCCCTGGGCGACCGCCGCGGTTCGGTGGTGGTGCTGGACCCTGCCAATGGCGACGTGCTGGCGATGGTCAGCAACCCAAGCTTCGACCCCAACCTGTTCGTCAAAGGCATCAGCTTCAAGCAGTACGCCGCCCTGCGCGATTCCATCGACCGGCCGCTGTTCAACCGCGTGCTGCGCGGTTTGTATGCGCCGGGCTCGACGGTCAAGCCGGAAGTGGCCATCGCCGGCCTGGACAGTGGCGTGATCACCCCCGGCAGCCGGGTGTTCGACCCGGGCTACTACGAGCTGCCCAACTACGAACACAAATACCGCAACTGGAACCGCAGCGGTGACGGCTGGGTAGACATGTACACCGCCATCATGCGGTCCAACGACACCTACTTCTACGACCTCGCGCACAAGCTGGGGATCGAGCGCCTGCACGACTACATGGCCGAATTCGGTCTGGGGCAGAAGGTGTCGCTGGACATGTTCGAGGAAGCGTCCGGGCTGATGCCTTCCGCCGAATGGAAGCGCGCCACGCGCCGCCAGGCCTGGTTCCCGGGCGAGACGTTGATCCTGGGGATCGGCCAGGGCTACATGCAGGTCACCCCGCTGCAATTGGCCCAGGCCACCAGCCTGCTGGCGAGCAAGGGTGTATGGCACCGCCCGCACCTGGCCATGACAGTGGGTGGCGAGACCCCGGTCGACCCCAACCCGATGCCCGACATCGTGCTGCATGACAAACGCGCCTGGGACCAGGTCAGCCAAGGCATGCAAATGGTCATGCACGCCCCCCGCGGCATCGCCCGCGCCTCGGCAACCGGCGCCCAGTACCGCATCGCCGGCAAGAGCGGCACGGCGCAGGTGGTGGCGATCAAGCAAGGCGAGCGTTACAACCGCAACAAGACCCTGGAACGGCACCGCGACAACGCCCTGTTCGTCGGTTTCGCACCGGCCGATCACCCAAGCGTGGTGGTGGCGGTGATGATCGAGAACGGCGAAGCGGGCGGGCGTGTGGCGGGGCCGGTGGTGCGCGAGGTGATGGATGCGTACCTGCTGGATGAGCAGGGGCACTTGAAGCCTGAATATGCGGGCAATGCGGCGACCAAGGCAGTGCCGCACGGTTAG
- a CDS encoding MFS transporter — protein sequence MNIDLKQRLDNDPMGRFQCLAIGICIVLNMIDGFDVLVMAFTAASVSAEWGLSGAQVGLLLSAGLFGMAAGSLFIAPWADRVGRRPLILFCLALSGVGMLLSALSQSPLQLALLRGLTGLGIGGILASSNVIASEYASKRWRGLAVSLQSTGYALGATLGGLLAVWLLGHWGWRSVFLFGGIVTVLVIPLVLLWLPESLDFLLARRPANALARVNRLADKLGQPALSQLPPPAQSVPGAATGFRQLLTPAMRRTTLVIWLLFFLVMFGFYFVMSWTPKLLVAAGLSAQQGITGGVLLSVGGILGAALIGGLSSRWPLSRVLAMFMLVTAGLLVLFVASGSSVTAALALGLLIGLFANGCVAGLYALSPVVYDASVRATGVGWGIGIGRIGAILSPTVAGVLLDGGWQPLHLYGVFASVFVLAAGCLLLLKPASRPGQAVMADA from the coding sequence ATGAACATCGATCTCAAGCAACGTCTGGACAATGACCCGATGGGCCGCTTCCAGTGCCTGGCCATCGGCATTTGCATCGTGCTGAACATGATCGATGGCTTTGACGTGCTGGTGATGGCCTTCACGGCCGCCTCGGTGTCTGCCGAGTGGGGCCTGAGTGGGGCGCAGGTGGGGCTGCTGCTCAGCGCCGGCCTGTTCGGTATGGCGGCAGGGTCACTGTTTATTGCGCCGTGGGCCGACCGCGTTGGCCGGCGCCCATTGATTCTGTTCTGTCTGGCGCTTTCCGGTGTCGGCATGTTGCTCTCGGCGTTGAGCCAGAGCCCGTTGCAACTGGCGCTGCTACGCGGGCTGACCGGCCTTGGCATCGGCGGCATCCTGGCCAGCAGCAATGTGATCGCCAGTGAATATGCCAGCAAACGCTGGCGTGGCCTGGCGGTGAGCCTGCAGTCCACGGGGTATGCCTTGGGCGCGACCTTGGGCGGCTTGTTGGCGGTATGGCTGCTGGGTCACTGGGGCTGGCGTTCGGTGTTCCTGTTCGGTGGCATTGTCACGGTGCTGGTGATCCCGTTGGTGCTGCTGTGGCTGCCGGAGTCGCTGGACTTTTTGTTGGCACGCCGCCCGGCGAATGCCTTGGCGCGGGTCAATCGGTTGGCCGACAAGCTCGGGCAACCAGCACTGTCCCAGCTGCCGCCGCCCGCGCAAAGCGTGCCCGGTGCCGCCACAGGGTTCAGGCAGTTGCTGACCCCCGCCATGCGTCGCACCACGCTGGTGATCTGGTTGCTGTTCTTCCTGGTGATGTTCGGCTTCTACTTCGTCATGAGCTGGACCCCGAAGCTGCTGGTCGCGGCTGGCTTGTCGGCGCAGCAGGGCATTACCGGCGGAGTGTTGCTGAGCGTTGGCGGCATCCTTGGTGCGGCGCTGATTGGCGGCCTGTCGTCACGCTGGCCACTGAGCCGCGTGTTGGCGATGTTCATGCTGGTCACGGCCGGGCTGCTGGTGCTGTTCGTGGCCAGCGGGTCATCGGTCACTGCCGCGCTGGCGCTGGGCTTGCTGATCGGGCTGTTCGCCAACGGTTGCGTGGCTGGGCTGTATGCGCTGTCACCGGTGGTCTATGACGCGTCGGTGCGCGCCACTGGGGTGGGCTGGGGCATCGGCATTGGCCGGATTGGCGCAATCCTGTCGCCGACCGTGGCCGGCGTACTGCTCGACGGCGGCTGGCAACCGCTGCACCTGTATGGGGTGTTTGCCAGTGTCTTCGTGCTTGCTGCTGGTTGCCTGCTGTTGCTCAAGCCAGCGTCGCGGCCGGGGCAGGCAGTGATGGCCGATGCCTAG
- a CDS encoding GntR family transcriptional regulator, whose product MSKPGQLVLVTLRKMIASGELAAGERLMEIPTAELFGVSRMPVRMAFRTLEQEGLLVRFGGRGFQVRSVSADDIAGAVEVRGVLEGLAARQAAERGLSAEARAALQRCLVEGDQLFDKGFVTEEDLQAYHDLNMRFHQVIIAASHNPAIADALARNDHLPFASVTALAVDRHDLAREYRRFNYAHMQHHSVFDALVSGQGARAEAIMREHANATLRYAETFGAATADARMKVILPSS is encoded by the coding sequence ATGAGCAAGCCCGGTCAATTGGTGCTGGTTACGCTTCGCAAGATGATCGCCTCCGGCGAGTTGGCGGCCGGCGAGCGTCTGATGGAAATCCCCACCGCCGAACTGTTCGGTGTCTCGCGGATGCCGGTGCGCATGGCATTTCGCACCCTGGAGCAGGAGGGCCTGCTGGTGCGTTTTGGCGGGCGTGGGTTTCAGGTGCGTTCCGTCAGCGCAGACGACATCGCCGGTGCGGTCGAGGTGCGTGGCGTGCTGGAAGGCCTGGCTGCGCGCCAAGCGGCAGAGCGTGGGCTGTCCGCTGAAGCGCGCGCAGCGCTGCAGCGCTGCCTGGTCGAAGGCGACCAGCTGTTCGACAAGGGTTTTGTCACCGAGGAAGACCTGCAGGCCTACCATGACCTCAACATGCGCTTCCACCAGGTGATCATCGCGGCCAGCCACAACCCGGCGATTGCCGATGCCCTGGCGCGCAATGACCACCTGCCGTTTGCCTCGGTCACTGCGCTGGCCGTGGACCGCCACGACCTGGCGCGAGAGTACCGGCGCTTCAACTATGCACACATGCAGCACCATTCGGTGTTCGATGCCCTGGTCAGCGGGCAGGGCGCCCGCGCCGAGGCCATCATGCGCGAGCACGCCAATGCCACATTACGCTACGCCGAGACGTTCGGCGCGGCCACGGCCGATGCGCGCATGAAGGTCATCCTGCCCTCGTCTTAA
- a CDS encoding PDR/VanB family oxidoreductase, giving the protein MIDAVVVSRNDEAQDICSFELAALDGSLLPPFSAGAHIDVHLPDGQVRQYSLCNHPEERHRYLIGVLKDPASRGGSRSLHEQVHNGARLRISAPRNLFPLALGARRSLLFAGGIGITPILCMAEQLAHSGEDFELHYCARSSERAAFVERMRGAAFADRLFVHFDEQPETALDIAQVLANPQDDMHLYVCGPSGFMQHVLESAKAQGWQEACLHREYFAAAPVDTQNDGSFSVQVNSTGQVFEVPADQSVVQVLEQHGIAIAMSCEQGICGTCLTRVLAGTPEHRDLFLTEQEQAQNDQFTPCCSRSKTPLLVLDI; this is encoded by the coding sequence ATGATCGATGCCGTAGTGGTTTCCCGTAACGACGAAGCGCAGGACATCTGCAGCTTCGAGCTGGCCGCACTCGATGGCAGCCTGCTACCACCCTTTAGCGCAGGCGCGCACATTGACGTGCACCTGCCGGATGGGCAAGTCCGCCAGTATTCACTGTGCAATCACCCCGAAGAACGCCACCGTTACCTGATCGGCGTACTCAAGGACCCTGCCTCACGTGGCGGCTCGCGCAGCCTGCACGAGCAGGTGCACAACGGTGCCCGCTTGCGTATCAGCGCACCGCGCAACTTGTTCCCACTGGCCCTGGGCGCCCGTCGCAGCCTGTTGTTCGCAGGTGGCATCGGCATTACGCCGATCCTCTGCATGGCCGAGCAACTGGCCCACAGCGGCGAGGACTTCGAACTGCATTACTGCGCCCGTTCCAGCGAACGTGCAGCCTTCGTCGAACGCATGCGCGGTGCCGCCTTCGCTGACCGCCTGTTCGTGCATTTCGACGAGCAACCCGAGACTGCACTGGACATCGCTCAGGTATTGGCCAACCCGCAAGACGATATGCACCTGTATGTGTGCGGCCCAAGCGGGTTCATGCAGCATGTGCTGGAAAGCGCCAAGGCGCAGGGCTGGCAGGAGGCCTGCCTGCACCGCGAATACTTTGCCGCCGCGCCGGTTGATACGCAGAACGACGGCAGCTTCTCGGTGCAGGTGAACAGCACCGGCCAGGTCTTCGAGGTGCCCGCCGACCAGAGTGTGGTGCAGGTGCTTGAACAGCACGGCATCGCGATCGCCATGTCGTGCGAGCAAGGCATTTGCGGCACCTGCCTGACGCGCGTGCTGGCAGGCACACCGGAGCATCGCGACCTGTTCCTCACGGAACAGGAGCAGGCGCAGAACGATCAGTTCACGCCCTGCTGCTCGCGTTCGAAAACGCCGCTGCTGGTGCTGGATATCTGA
- a CDS encoding aromatic ring-hydroxylating oxygenase subunit alpha has protein sequence MYPKNTWYVACTPDEIAEKPLGRQVCGERIVFYRGHESRVAAVEDFCPHRGAPLSLGYVENGNLVCGYHGLVMGCDGKTVEMPGQRVRGFPCNKTFAVVERYGFIWVWPGDQAQADPSLIPHLEWAVNDAWAYGGGLFHIGCDYRLMIDNLMDLTHETYVHASSIGQKEIDEAPPVTTVTGDEVVTARHMENIMAPPFWRMALRGNGLADDVPVDRWQICRFTPPSHVLIEVGVAHACKGGYHADAQHKASSIVVDFITPETDTSIWYFWGMARNFAAHDETLTANIREGQGKIFSEDLEMLERQQQNLLAYPERNLLKLNIDAGGVQSRKILERLIANERTAQAQLIATSASPA, from the coding sequence ATGTATCCCAAAAACACGTGGTATGTCGCCTGCACCCCCGATGAAATCGCCGAGAAACCGCTGGGCCGACAGGTCTGCGGGGAGCGGATCGTGTTCTATAGAGGCCACGAAAGCCGGGTAGCTGCGGTGGAAGATTTTTGCCCGCACCGCGGCGCCCCACTGTCGTTGGGCTATGTCGAAAACGGCAACCTGGTGTGTGGCTACCATGGCCTGGTGATGGGCTGCGACGGCAAGACCGTCGAGATGCCAGGGCAGCGGGTCAGGGGCTTCCCTTGCAACAAAACCTTCGCGGTGGTCGAGCGCTACGGCTTCATCTGGGTCTGGCCCGGCGACCAGGCGCAAGCGGACCCAAGCCTGATCCCACACCTGGAGTGGGCGGTGAATGACGCGTGGGCCTACGGCGGCGGGCTGTTCCACATTGGCTGCGACTACCGGCTGATGATCGACAACCTCATGGACCTGACCCACGAAACCTACGTGCATGCCTCCAGCATTGGTCAGAAGGAAATCGACGAAGCCCCGCCCGTGACCACCGTCACCGGTGACGAAGTGGTGACTGCCCGGCACATGGAAAACATCATGGCACCGCCGTTCTGGCGCATGGCCCTGCGCGGCAACGGCCTGGCCGACGATGTGCCGGTGGACCGCTGGCAGATCTGCCGCTTCACCCCACCCAGCCATGTGCTGATCGAAGTTGGCGTGGCCCACGCATGCAAAGGGGGTTATCACGCCGATGCGCAGCATAAAGCCTCGAGCATCGTGGTCGACTTCATCACCCCAGAGACCGACACCTCGATCTGGTACTTCTGGGGCATGGCGCGCAACTTTGCAGCGCACGACGAAACGCTGACCGCCAACATCCGCGAGGGCCAGGGCAAGATTTTCAGCGAAGACCTGGAAATGCTCGAACGCCAGCAACAGAACCTGCTCGCCTACCCCGAGCGCAACCTGCTCAAGCTCAACATCGATGCCGGCGGGGTCCAGTCGCGCAAGATATTGGAGCGCCTGATCGCCAACGAACGCACGGCCCAAGCCCAACTGATCGCGACCAGCGCAAGCCCAGCCTGA
- a CDS encoding ABC transporter ATP-binding protein, with amino-acid sequence MLVVEQLHKSFITPQGPLPVLQGIDLRLARGSSLALMGESGSGKSTLLHLIAGLDRADSGRILIDDEPLDGRSETALARWRRDGIGLVFQQYNLISSLDVAANLAFQARLANRHDPHWLAYLAERLGLAALLTRYPEQLSGGQQQRVAIGRALAGRPAWVLADEPTGSLDEASSDEVLGLFLQLVAEAGSSVLMVTHSQRLAARLAHSCYLQAGRVRAEHGL; translated from the coding sequence ATGCTGGTCGTCGAGCAACTGCACAAGTCATTCATCACACCCCAAGGCCCGCTGCCTGTGCTGCAGGGCATCGACCTGCGCCTGGCGCGCGGCAGCAGCCTGGCGCTGATGGGGGAGTCGGGGAGTGGCAAGAGCACCTTGCTGCATTTGATTGCCGGCCTGGACCGGGCCGACAGCGGGCGCATCTTGATTGATGACGAACCCCTCGATGGCCGTTCGGAGACGGCACTGGCGCGGTGGCGCCGGGATGGCATTGGCCTGGTGTTTCAGCAGTACAACCTGATCAGCAGCCTGGACGTGGCGGCCAACCTTGCGTTTCAAGCCCGGCTTGCCAACCGGCATGACCCGCACTGGCTGGCGTACTTGGCAGAGCGCCTGGGGCTGGCTGCGTTATTGACGCGCTACCCGGAACAGCTATCTGGCGGCCAGCAACAGCGGGTCGCCATTGGCCGCGCCCTGGCCGGTCGCCCCGCCTGGGTGTTGGCAGACGAGCCGACCGGCAGCCTTGACGAAGCCAGCAGCGATGAGGTGTTAGGCCTGTTTTTGCAACTGGTCGCCGAGGCCGGCAGCAGTGTCCTGATGGTGACCCACAGCCAGCGCCTGGCGGCGCGGCTAGCGCACAGTTGCTACCTGCAGGCGGGCCGTGTGCGCGCCGAGCACGGCCTATGA